The Candidatus Eisenbacteria bacterium genome segment CCGGGCGTCGGCTCCGGGCCAGAGGGGCACGAACAACCCGGTCCTGGACGTCCCGGGCTCCAATCCCAGAATAAAATCGTCGGCAGGAGCGCTGAAACCAGACAGATCAACTGCCGAACGAGTTACTCGGACAGGCTCCTAGGGGTTCTTCCCCCCCACGATGTGCACGTAACTCATCCGCAGCTCGTACAGCGAATCCTGCAGCACCCGCGCCTCGTTCTCGGCCAGGTTGCCCCGGGTGCGCTCCTGGAGCGCCTCCAGCTGGTCAATGAACATCCGCGCGTGCTCGGCGTCCACCTTGC includes the following:
- a CDS encoding DUF1844 domain-containing protein; protein product: MSEELERAFVTLVAQLDYGARIGLGLRENPATKERKVDAEHARMFIDQLEALQERTRGNLAENEARVLQDSLYELRMSYVHIVGGKNP